Below is a window of Andrena cerasifolii isolate SP2316 chromosome 5, iyAndCera1_principal, whole genome shotgun sequence DNA.
TGCTGCCGCTGTGCTGTTAAACGATCTTCAACCTTCTTCAAGGTGCAGTGCACATCCATTACTTGGCttcgactattttcacaaaatgtTGCTAACGGGTCAGGCTTGACATCGTTCTCTTCAAGTTTATGTACCTTTCGTTTTTTAACAATTGGTCCATTATTATCgtttcttttcacatttccgTGCACACTCAATTGTTCCAGTACAATTTTATATTCAGTTAGCAGGCTCGATTTCAACCACCATGGCAAAATCCGAAAGTGTTTTATATAATCCTTATTGTAAATCACTTTCATGTCTTTGTTAAGTAGATATACCTTTTTCTTGACGATATATAACAGAACATCGATGAAGTTCGACACAGTCGCAACACCAGATGTGAAAAATAAGTTGCTTAATATACCACAGGATGGTTGATCGTCATTAGAATCGAACAGTGCTTCTTGACAATATTTCGTTATGCACCGATGCAGTGTGTTATTGTCGCTTATTGGCCATCCGTATCTACAGTTAATTGGAATAAATTCAGTTAAAGTCCCAGATATACACAGTGCAGAGAAAACTTATGGTAATCCTTACCTCCATTGAGGCAATTTAAAACTGAACATCACTTTTTCCAGTTCCACTTTGTAATCCTCTTTCTTCCACGTATCGTCAAAGTGCTCGTAACTACATGGCATCATGTACTCATTGctgatatattttttcaattccgGAGCAAATTTTGTGTACATGAAAGATTCTGGATCCAATATTATATCGATTAGATAAGTGACTGCCTCATTGTGTAAATCAATAATAAATTTGGGCTCCTTCAAAGCacaagataattttttattgaagaatGAGTCGTCCAATATCCTGTAAAAATATCAAGTCATTATGCGTTGAACAAATCAGTTTCATTAAGACAAAAAGATgcgaatgaataaaatatttttttaatttatataccttaaccATAATTCTTCTGTTAAACAAATATCATAGATGTCTTGTAGATAATCCATTTCCAATGGATTTGGAGGCGATTTATTTATAGTCAGCCAAAGCACTGCACTTTGCGTCATGTTTAAGATCGTTTTCTCAGTTAAATCTTTTTCATACATAATCGTATATGTTGACAAATATCCacatttcaacattttttctaaGCTGGCAGCGATTTCCTTCTCTTGAATTTTAACGTTTGCATCACCCAAGATAATAAATACAAGAGGTATCGGCATAAGCCTGTCTCTCGACAATATAGTTTTAGTTAAACGTTTTATAACAAATTTCGTTTCTTCGGAAGCAGTTGCTATAAACAGAAGGGCATCTGATCCTACTACATTATGATCTCTAATCAGACCTTCAAAGTGTCTGATACAAATATGCAATGTTTCGCTTTGATTCGGTTGGTAGAGTTTTATAATAGGCTCTAATGTATGATCGTTAGGATAAAGATACTGATTCATTATTTTCTTGTGATGCCACAAAATCGACTTATTATGTAAATCCGGCCATGAAATAACTAGTTTCCAATAGTAATTGGAATGCATGTTGACATCCAAAGatttcaagttttctttaattccaatataaattataacttcAATCGGAGCCAAGGATTCGATATAACATTTAGTAGGTTCTTGTTCACCTCGTCTTTTGCACATATTTCGGATAACTAAGTCTTgctttttcaaatataatacttttgcgCATTGTCCACTGGAATACTTTTGCAACCATACCGGCGTACTATCCAGTGCTTTCCTTTGTTGCTTCTTTATTAAGATATTCGATTTCCATATATTAAAGTACCTCAtaattattctattttttattttcattgataCTTCGTGTAATTTCTGTGTATTAATAATCTCTTCTGTTAAAATAGAATTGCATATTTCGTTGGTAACTTCGCTTGAAATCTGATTATTAATATCCTCGCTTAACGTATTGCAAATGTTTATTCTACTAATTTTCTCTCCTACTATATCAGAGCAATCCGTTTGAATAACTTCCGCTTGTATAGTATTTAAAATCTGTTCTGCAGTCTCCTTAATCTGTTCCATGTTCTTAACATGTTcttgttcttttaattttaagtccTCTGCAGTCGTTTCTTTTACAGATTGCTTTTGTACTGGTTCTGCACGAGCAAGGAAACTCTCACCCTtcaacttattgttagttataAAAGTCGTAGCGTTTGTAACATTTGATGATTTTGGAACAGTCTGCGCATTTGAATATGTATTAGAAAATATTGTGGAAGGTGCaagatttttcataaatatattttcttgagGAGTGCCAGAAAATATACTTTTGCTCGCAGCTATTGAAAATGGTGAAGCAGCATCATTATTTAACGATGGTTCAAATGATTTGGACAATATATTAGAGGTCTTCGAGCTCGTCGTAGTATCGAACGCATTGCCTATGGTACAAGATTCGCTGCTTTTATTTACATTCAATGAAACATCTTGTTGTTTCTGTGCAAAACTAAACATATTCGAGTCCTTTTCCTTCTCCGCTTTTGATTTCGTTAACAGGTTTACATTTTTCTGTGATTCCTTGATTTGTGTTTCATGTGTAGAAGTAAAGGAAGCGTTAGTATCGGATTTCACAATTGCAAAAACATTTGCAGTAGGTTCGATACTTGTAACTGATTTAAACATGTTTGTATGTTCATTAGTAACTGTAGATTCAGTTTTATTGTAACTCTTTTCGGAAATCGATGTTGATTTCTTCGTTTCCATTACATCATCCTCTATAAACTCGTATGGATCATTTAGTGTAGAAATTGGAGATTCACTTTGATCTTGCGCATTAATGGAGCCAGGCATTAAGAAACCATGCGAATCAAAACTGTTGTGAGGTTTATGATATTTGTAAGTCCTTTCTGGCATCTTTCCTCCTGCTATACATTCTCCAATCGATAACTGTTGCATTGTTCTCTTAGACTCTATTATATTACAAGCTCGATTTTGCTTTATATTCAATACAGGCATGGTAAAGTTTTGGCGATTCAACAGTACATGTAACTCGTCCTTTGAAGCGTTTAATCCTATTTGCTCACAAAAGTAAATAGCTTCGTTTTCATCTTCAAAACCTAATATATCAATTAACTCGTACAATGGATATGCCGTCGATGTAGTTCTGCAATAGGCTTTTACCATTATTGATAATGCCTTTAATCTTACTTGATTGAAATATCTGAGCAAGATACATGCATTTAAATATGTGGTTTTCCGAacgagtttaaaaaatttgtaataattatttgattCAAGAGCAGAATATACTTTTAAGGCAAATCGAACTTCAGCcgatttttgtacatttttcggCAGTCTCTGCAAGTCCCACATGAAATTGCCATTATTtaagtttaataaaataatgtacGTCCGAAATTCAGGTTCATTCTTGCAGTTAATTCCTTTTACTCTCAAATCATGATACATATACTTTAACGACTGTAAACACTTTGTCAAATTATCGGAATTTATCCTTTTATCAAAGACGGATGCTTCTTCTGCGCACAGTCTTTCGGAACATACTATGTGGAATCTAGCGCATTGCTCCACTAGTTCTACGCTACTGGTACAACATAATTCTTGCTGCGTTATGTCCTTTCGAATTCCTCTTGTTCTGTCCCACAAGAAGTGATACCATTCCCCTAAATTTGTTCCAGGTTGGTCGCAAAGATTGCCTATTTCGTGAAGTAAGTAACTCATAGTCATCTTTAAAGATTTCACCGGTCTCAAGTCATGCGCCATTGGCTCTTCCTGATCTGCCGAAGATCTAGAATACTGTTTGACCGCTACTGCATGATTCACTCTATATTCATTAGTTTCGAGCAGTTCGTACAGCGCCACTTGTCTCTTAGATTCCCGCAT
It encodes the following:
- the Xmas gene encoding RRM_XMAS2 and SAC3_GANP domain-containing protein xmas isoform X1, whose translation is MERTENTQDDVIEVEDIASRTFIFSEPNILCSPETVNAEVILEQVSDASVVPNVFTFTAPTAVSQASNHDASVFHSNMCDKQYKPKISRNTYKPAVNVFAQALKDTAMFEHLKKNSRSQVAKINPENSITCSNVPQSLLTKVAAKEYFMLFGNLLKIAIRPKKQIITVTYATKEEACVAYEKSGDYLGEKFHIEWTKLCVSPKSPTKKKDLQKNFVSNFLKSSANQLELHAMMSQKYTRPGNYKERLDGMLPKKHKLSQSKGTKSTTRVEKASAKSDKLKSDSQITYLSPNATTEELQSIICQPAHTSEDKYKVLEARDRLIRMKQVKSHTLEAAKVMAGTCPDMCPEKERLMRESKRQVALYELLETNEYRVNHAVAVKQYSRSSADQEEPMAHDLRPVKSLKMTMSYLLHEIGNLCDQPGTNLGEWYHFLWDRTRGIRKDITQQELCCTSSVELVEQCARFHIVCSERLCAEEASVFDKRINSDNLTKCLQSLKYMYHDLRVKGINCKNEPEFRTYIILLNLNNGNFMWDLQRLPKNVQKSAEVRFALKVYSALESNNYYKFFKLVRKTTYLNACILLRYFNQVRLKALSIMVKAYCRTTSTAYPLYELIDILGFEDENEAIYFCEQIGLNASKDELHVLLNRQNFTMPVLNIKQNRACNIIESKRTMQQLSIGECIAGGKMPERTYKYHKPHNSFDSHGFLMPGSINAQDQSESPISTLNDPYEFIEDDVMETKKSTSISEKSYNKTESTVTNEHTNMFKSVTSIEPTANVFAIVKSDTNASFTSTHETQIKESQKNVNLLTKSKAEKEKDSNMFSFAQKQQDVSLNVNKSSESCTIGNAFDTTTSSKTSNILSKSFEPSLNNDAASPFSIAASKSIFSGTPQENIFMKNLAPSTIFSNTYSNAQTVPKSSNVTNATTFITNNKLKGESFLARAEPVQKQSVKETTAEDLKLKEQEHVKNMEQIKETAEQILNTIQAEVIQTDCSDIVGEKISRINICNTLSEDINNQISSEVTNEICNSILTEEIINTQKLHEVSMKIKNRIIMRYFNIWKSNILIKKQQRKALDSTPVWLQKYSSGQCAKVLYLKKQDLVIRNMCKRRGEQEPTKCYIESLAPIEVIIYIGIKENLKSLDVNMHSNYYWKLVISWPDLHNKSILWHHKKIMNQYLYPNDHTLEPIIKLYQPNQSETLHICIRHFEGLIRDHNVVGSDALLFIATASEETKFVIKRLTKTILSRDRLMPIPLVFIILGDANVKIQEKEIAASLEKMLKCGYLSTYTIMYEKDLTEKTILNMTQSAVLWLTINKSPPNPLEMDYLQDIYDICLTEELWLRILDDSFFNKKLSCALKEPKFIIDLHNEAVTYLIDIILDPESFMYTKFAPELKKYISNEYMMPCSYEHFDDTWKKEDYKVELEKVMFSFKLPQWRYGWPISDNNTLHRCITKYCQEALFDSNDDQPSCGILSNLFFTSGVATVSNFIDVLLYIVKKKVYLLNKDMKVIYNKDYIKHFRILPWWLKSSLLTEYKIVLEQLSVHGNVKRNDNNGPIVKKRKVHKLEENDVKPDPLATFCENSRSQVMDVHCTLKKVEDRLTAQRQQSFLFEERLKNALYSKVDSA
- the Xmas gene encoding RRM_XMAS2 and SAC3_GANP domain-containing protein xmas isoform X2, whose protein sequence is MERTENTQDDVIEVEDIASRTFIFSEPNILCSPETVNAEVILEQVSDASVVPNVFTFTAPTAVSQASNHDASVFHSNMCDKQYKPKISRNTYKPAVNVFAQALKDTAMFEHLKKNSRSQVAKINPENSITCSNVPQSLLTKVAAKEYFMLFGNLLKIAIRPKKQIITVTYATKEEACVAYEKSGDYLGEKFHIEWTKLCLHAMMSQKYTRPGNYKERLDGMLPKKHKLSQSKGTKSTTRVEKASAKSDKLKSDSQITYLSPNATTEELQSIICQPAHTSEDKYKVLEARDRLIRMKQVKSHTLEAAKVMAGTCPDMCPEKERLMRESKRQVALYELLETNEYRVNHAVAVKQYSRSSADQEEPMAHDLRPVKSLKMTMSYLLHEIGNLCDQPGTNLGEWYHFLWDRTRGIRKDITQQELCCTSSVELVEQCARFHIVCSERLCAEEASVFDKRINSDNLTKCLQSLKYMYHDLRVKGINCKNEPEFRTYIILLNLNNGNFMWDLQRLPKNVQKSAEVRFALKVYSALESNNYYKFFKLVRKTTYLNACILLRYFNQVRLKALSIMVKAYCRTTSTAYPLYELIDILGFEDENEAIYFCEQIGLNASKDELHVLLNRQNFTMPVLNIKQNRACNIIESKRTMQQLSIGECIAGGKMPERTYKYHKPHNSFDSHGFLMPGSINAQDQSESPISTLNDPYEFIEDDVMETKKSTSISEKSYNKTESTVTNEHTNMFKSVTSIEPTANVFAIVKSDTNASFTSTHETQIKESQKNVNLLTKSKAEKEKDSNMFSFAQKQQDVSLNVNKSSESCTIGNAFDTTTSSKTSNILSKSFEPSLNNDAASPFSIAASKSIFSGTPQENIFMKNLAPSTIFSNTYSNAQTVPKSSNVTNATTFITNNKLKGESFLARAEPVQKQSVKETTAEDLKLKEQEHVKNMEQIKETAEQILNTIQAEVIQTDCSDIVGEKISRINICNTLSEDINNQISSEVTNEICNSILTEEIINTQKLHEVSMKIKNRIIMRYFNIWKSNILIKKQQRKALDSTPVWLQKYSSGQCAKVLYLKKQDLVIRNMCKRRGEQEPTKCYIESLAPIEVIIYIGIKENLKSLDVNMHSNYYWKLVISWPDLHNKSILWHHKKIMNQYLYPNDHTLEPIIKLYQPNQSETLHICIRHFEGLIRDHNVVGSDALLFIATASEETKFVIKRLTKTILSRDRLMPIPLVFIILGDANVKIQEKEIAASLEKMLKCGYLSTYTIMYEKDLTEKTILNMTQSAVLWLTINKSPPNPLEMDYLQDIYDICLTEELWLRILDDSFFNKKLSCALKEPKFIIDLHNEAVTYLIDIILDPESFMYTKFAPELKKYISNEYMMPCSYEHFDDTWKKEDYKVELEKVMFSFKLPQWRYGWPISDNNTLHRCITKYCQEALFDSNDDQPSCGILSNLFFTSGVATVSNFIDVLLYIVKKKVYLLNKDMKVIYNKDYIKHFRILPWWLKSSLLTEYKIVLEQLSVHGNVKRNDNNGPIVKKRKVHKLEENDVKPDPLATFCENSRSQVMDVHCTLKKVEDRLTAQRQQSFLFEERLKNALYSKVDSA